TCGAGGCGCTCGCCGTCGAGCTCGGCACGACCGAGCGCGACGTGCTCGACCGCGTGAGGCGTCTCGAGCACGGGGGCGCCCTCCGGCGCTGCGGCGCGATGATCCGGCACCGCAAGGCCGGCATGACGCACAACGCGATGGTTGCCTGGGTCGTGCCGGAGGCTGAGACCGACGCGGTCGGCATGCATGCCGCCTCGTTCGGCGCGGTCTCGCACTGCTACGTGCGCTCGGCGGCGCCGGGCTGGCCGTATACGCTCTATACGATGATTCATGGCTCCGCGGCGAGCGGGGTCGAGGCGGTGATCGAGGCAATTGCCGCCCGGTTCGGCCTGACGCAACGTCGGGTACTCACAAGCAGACGCGAATTCAAGAAAAGTAGCGTACGCTACTTCGACACCGGCTCGAGAACGACAGCCCATGACGTACCCTGAGAACAGAAAACAACGCGTCCTCATCGTTGATGACGAGGGGCCGACGCGCGCCATGCTGGCCGAGCTGATCGCCACGCTCGGACTGGACACCGGTGAGGCGGCCGACTCGCAGGCGGCCATCGCCGCGCTCCGCCACGAGTCGTACGACGTGGTGCTCACGGACTTCTGGATGCCGGGCATGGACGGCATCGAGCTCGTGCGCGAGATCAAGACGATGAAGCCCGATATGCCGGTGATCGTCATCACCGGCCACAGCTCGGTGCAGACGGCGGTCGAGTCAATCCGCGCCGGCGCGTTCGACTACCTCGAGAAGCCCGTGAGCCTCCAAGCGCTCCAGGTGCGCATCCGCCGCGCACTTGAGTACGCCGACCTTGTCGCCTCGTCGGCCGAGTACAAGCGCCGCGCCACGGTGGATGCGCTGACAGGGCTGTACAACTTCGGGTATTTCCAGGAGCACATCGAGCGCGACATCGAACGCGCCCGGCGCTACAAGCACCCGATCAGCCTGCTCATGATCGACATGGACCACCTCAAAGTCTACAACGACGCCCACGGCCACACGGCGGGCAACCGCGTGCTCATGCAACTCGGCGAGCTGCTGCGCACCGAGATCCGCAAGGCCGACGTCGCGTGCCGTTTCGGGGGCGAGGAGTTCGCCATCATCCTGCCCCATACTGGAAAGAAGGACGCCTACCTGCTCTGCGACCGCCTCCGCACCGTCATCGAGAAGACCCACTTCGAGGGCGAGGACGTGCTGCCCTCCGGCAAGCTCACCGTGAGCTCCGGCGTGGCCACCTTCCCCGATGATGCCGACACCGCGGAGGACCTCGTTGACCG
The sequence above is a segment of the Verrucomicrobiota bacterium genome. Coding sequences within it:
- a CDS encoding diguanylate cyclase encodes the protein MTYPENRKQRVLIVDDEGPTRAMLAELIATLGLDTGEAADSQAAIAALRHESYDVVLTDFWMPGMDGIELVREIKTMKPDMPVIVITGHSSVQTAVESIRAGAFDYLEKPVSLQALQVRIRRALEYADLVASSAEYKRRATVDALTGLYNFGYFQEHIERDIERARRYKHPISLLMIDMDHLKVYNDAHGHTAGNRVLMQLGELLRTEIRKADVACRFGGEEFAIILPHTGKKDAYLLCDRLRTVIEKTHFEGEDVLPSGKLTVSSGVATFPDDADTAEDLVDRADQALYAAKRNGRNLVEMYNG